A genomic stretch from Oreochromis aureus strain Israel breed Guangdong linkage group 17, ZZ_aureus, whole genome shotgun sequence includes:
- the mdm1 gene encoding nuclear protein MDM1 isoform X1, translated as MTVRFKSQTEYQKSFGVSRSRSASPQRCMPLAGLRSDQMGVSREPGLQRLRRPLGPAQSSTSLLHPPGDEQQHSLAHRAAPSAGFRSHSAHRRMPSPEPNPPTPPRGNPGSPTEPETPAGPRPAEEPAADGKPVKPRPLQPDSQPQPSQSVTAAANGQLAPSGAEIDYALRQKAGMRSGGQRSGGKHSEYHRQFGWKKPTAAAASPILTAEQVLHSSSRSVPSFKINPVSMETEYQCSFQGLAPPAGPRLRKHLEHQRVPLFQTYKTTRRRKEESQKKPRLQRDALQRDMPPPPRQVRRGYRMLTEYESSFRSPLCRIPEGGGAMDSTAQQVKELRQKALLYRHRAWGTNFSRDHLSQLVSEHNALWELTDTTVSANDPASPRLPPNPSPDRDSRSTSGVEPLDLASHSSKRSSIADSETQQMSKDTRIKKQAIPGPPAERRTAWGEEEKEDEEEEEKREEEETTDEEEGRLPTPEIKMKPVQRTHHDLTTPAAGGAILVGKLRNTDGSSPLKHQRCGSAVSMAAGSETPAKRKEAWSDNIAVSYSPAHDHKSASSPSFKPTRMKQTLSPAAAPPPLVPAPLHGLQGTLRHPDFQHNGELGLRFRERPCPGGGCCSDEDDRLSVMSWRSAASCSTASAVLERAQKRREDFWGKR; from the exons ATGACCGTCCGCTTCAAG AGTCAGACTGAGTATCAGAAGAGCTTTGGTGTTTCCCGCTCCAGGAGTGCGTCTCCTCAGCGCTGCATGCCATTGGCCGGTCTTCGCTCAGACCAGATGG GTGTCAGCAGGGAGCCGGGTCTTCAGCGCCTGAGGAGGCCTCTGGGCCCAGCTCAGTCCTCCACCTCTCTGCTCCATCCTCCAGGTGATGAGCAGCAGCACTCACTGGCTCACAGagcagcgccctctgctg GTTTTAGGAGCCACTCAGCCCACAGGAGGATGCCCTCCCCAGAGCCCAATCCACCAACACCCCCCAGAGGAAATCCCGGATCCCCCACAGAGCCGGAAACTCCAGCCGGACCACGACCTGCTGAGGAACCGGCAGCTGATGGAAAACCTG TGAAGCCCCGTCCGCTGCAGCCTGACAGCCAACCACAGCCCAGCCAGTCTGTGACAGCAGCAGCTAACGGGCAGCTGGCGCCATCAGGGGCTGAG ATCGATTATGCGCTGAGACAAAAGGCGGGGATGAGAtcaggaggtcaaaggtcaggagGGAAGCACTCAGAGTATCACAGACAGTTTGGATGGAAGAAGCCAACAGCCGCTGCTGCTTCGCCCATACTGACTGCAGAGCAG GTGCTGCACTCCAGCAGCAGGTCTGTACCGTCCTTCAAGATAAACCCTGTCTCCATGGAAACAGAGTATCAGTGCAGCTTCCAGGGTCTGGCGCCACCTGCTGGCCCCCGGCTTCGGAAGCACCTGGAGCATCAGAGAGTCCCGCTCTTCCAAACATACAAG ACCaccaggaggaggaaggaggagtcACAGAAGAAGCCCCGCCTCCAGCGGGATGCTCTTCAGAGAGACATGCCCCCTCCTCCGCGCCAAGTGCGGAGAGGATACAG GATGTTGACAGAGTATGAGTCCAGCTTTCGTTCTCCCCTCTGCAGGATCCCAGAGGGAGGCGGAGCCATGGACAGCACTGCCCAACAG GTGAAGGAGTTGAGGCAGAAGGCGTTGTTGTATCGTCATCGCGCCTGGGGGACCAACTTTTCCAGAGACCATCTGAGCCAGCTGGTATCCGAACACAATGCTCTGTGGGAGCTGACGGACACCACAGTCTCAGCTAATGACCCTGCCTCCCCTCGCCTTCCCCCCAACCCCTCACCTGACCGCGACAGCCGCAGCACTTCTGGTGTGGAGCCCCTGGACCTGGCCAG TCACTCCAGTAAGAGATCCTCCATCGCAGACTCAGAAACACAGCAGATGAGCAAGGACACACgaataaaaaaacaagccaTACCGGGACCTCCTGCTGAACGCCGTACAGCCTGgggggaagaagaaaaagaagatgaagaagaagaggaaaaacgggaagaagaagaaactacaGATGA AGAGGAGGGAAGGCTGCCAACTCCCGAGATAAAAATGAAGCCGGTTCAGAGGACTCATCACGACCTGACCACCCCTGCTGCTG GAGGCGCTATATTGGTTGGGAAACTGAGGAACACTGATGGCTCTTCTCCACTCAAACATCAG AGATGTGGGTCGGCTGTTTCCATGGCAGCAGGGTCAGAAACACCAGCCAAACGTAAGGAAGCGTGGTCAGACAATATCGCTGTCTCCTATAGCCCAGCCCATGACCACAAATCAGCCTCCAGCCCTTCGTTTAAACCGACCAGGATGAAGCAAACACTTTCACCTGCTGCAGCGCCACCGCCTCTTGTCCCGGCCCCGCTGCATGGTCTCCAGGGCACCTTGAGACACCCGGACTTTCAGCACAACG GTGAGCTGGGGTTGAGGTTCAGGGAGCGGCCGTGTCCGGGCGGAGGCTGTTGCTCAGACGAAG ATGACAGGCTCTCTGTGATGTCATGGCGCTCTGCAGCCTCCTGCTCCACGGCGTCTGCTGTTCTGGAGCGCGCTCAGAAGAGACGGGAGGACTTCTGGGGGAAGAGATGA
- the mdm1 gene encoding nuclear protein MDM1 isoform X7 — protein sequence MPSPEPNPPTPPRGNPGSPTEPETPAGPRPAEEPAADGKPVKPRPLQPDSQPQPSQSVTAAANGQLAPSGAEIDYALRQKAGMRSGGQRSGGKHSEYHRQFGWKKPTAAAASPILTAEQVLHSSSRSVPSFKINPVSMETEYQCSFQGLAPPAGPRLRKHLEHQRVPLFQTYKTTRRRKEESQKKPRLQRDALQRDMPPPPRQVRRGYRMLTEYESSFRSPLCRIPEGGGAMDSTAQQVKELRQKALLYRHRAWGTNFSRDHLSQLVSEHNALWELTDTTVSANDPASPRLPPNPSPDRDSRSTSGVEPLDLASHSSKRSSIADSETQQMSKDTRIKKQAIPGPPAERRTAWGEEEKEDEEEEEKREEEETTDEEEGRLPTPEIKMKPVQRTHHDLTTPAAGGAILVGKLRNTDGSSPLKHQRCGSAVSMAAGSETPAKRKEAWSDNIAVSYSPAHDHKSASSPSFKPTRMKQTLSPAAAPPPLVPAPLHGLQGTLRHPDFQHNGELGLRFRERPCPGGGCCSDEDDRLSVMSWRSAASCSTASAVLERAQKRREDFWGKR from the exons ATGCCCTCCCCAGAGCCCAATCCACCAACACCCCCCAGAGGAAATCCCGGATCCCCCACAGAGCCGGAAACTCCAGCCGGACCACGACCTGCTGAGGAACCGGCAGCTGATGGAAAACCTG TGAAGCCCCGTCCGCTGCAGCCTGACAGCCAACCACAGCCCAGCCAGTCTGTGACAGCAGCAGCTAACGGGCAGCTGGCGCCATCAGGGGCTGAG ATCGATTATGCGCTGAGACAAAAGGCGGGGATGAGAtcaggaggtcaaaggtcaggagGGAAGCACTCAGAGTATCACAGACAGTTTGGATGGAAGAAGCCAACAGCCGCTGCTGCTTCGCCCATACTGACTGCAGAGCAG GTGCTGCACTCCAGCAGCAGGTCTGTACCGTCCTTCAAGATAAACCCTGTCTCCATGGAAACAGAGTATCAGTGCAGCTTCCAGGGTCTGGCGCCACCTGCTGGCCCCCGGCTTCGGAAGCACCTGGAGCATCAGAGAGTCCCGCTCTTCCAAACATACAAG ACCaccaggaggaggaaggaggagtcACAGAAGAAGCCCCGCCTCCAGCGGGATGCTCTTCAGAGAGACATGCCCCCTCCTCCGCGCCAAGTGCGGAGAGGATACAG GATGTTGACAGAGTATGAGTCCAGCTTTCGTTCTCCCCTCTGCAGGATCCCAGAGGGAGGCGGAGCCATGGACAGCACTGCCCAACAG GTGAAGGAGTTGAGGCAGAAGGCGTTGTTGTATCGTCATCGCGCCTGGGGGACCAACTTTTCCAGAGACCATCTGAGCCAGCTGGTATCCGAACACAATGCTCTGTGGGAGCTGACGGACACCACAGTCTCAGCTAATGACCCTGCCTCCCCTCGCCTTCCCCCCAACCCCTCACCTGACCGCGACAGCCGCAGCACTTCTGGTGTGGAGCCCCTGGACCTGGCCAG TCACTCCAGTAAGAGATCCTCCATCGCAGACTCAGAAACACAGCAGATGAGCAAGGACACACgaataaaaaaacaagccaTACCGGGACCTCCTGCTGAACGCCGTACAGCCTGgggggaagaagaaaaagaagatgaagaagaagaggaaaaacgggaagaagaagaaactacaGATGA AGAGGAGGGAAGGCTGCCAACTCCCGAGATAAAAATGAAGCCGGTTCAGAGGACTCATCACGACCTGACCACCCCTGCTGCTG GAGGCGCTATATTGGTTGGGAAACTGAGGAACACTGATGGCTCTTCTCCACTCAAACATCAG AGATGTGGGTCGGCTGTTTCCATGGCAGCAGGGTCAGAAACACCAGCCAAACGTAAGGAAGCGTGGTCAGACAATATCGCTGTCTCCTATAGCCCAGCCCATGACCACAAATCAGCCTCCAGCCCTTCGTTTAAACCGACCAGGATGAAGCAAACACTTTCACCTGCTGCAGCGCCACCGCCTCTTGTCCCGGCCCCGCTGCATGGTCTCCAGGGCACCTTGAGACACCCGGACTTTCAGCACAACG GTGAGCTGGGGTTGAGGTTCAGGGAGCGGCCGTGTCCGGGCGGAGGCTGTTGCTCAGACGAAG ATGACAGGCTCTCTGTGATGTCATGGCGCTCTGCAGCCTCCTGCTCCACGGCGTCTGCTGTTCTGGAGCGCGCTCAGAAGAGACGGGAGGACTTCTGGGGGAAGAGATGA
- the mdm1 gene encoding nuclear protein MDM1 isoform X4 — MPLAGLRSDQMGVSREPGLQRLRRPLGPAQSSTSLLHPPGDEQQHSLAHRAAPSAGFRSHSAHRRMPSPEPNPPTPPRGNPGSPTEPETPAGPRPAEEPAADGKPVKPRPLQPDSQPQPSQSVTAAANGQLAPSGAEIDYALRQKAGMRSGGQRSGGKHSEYHRQFGWKKPTAAAASPILTAEQVLHSSSRSVPSFKINPVSMETEYQCSFQGLAPPAGPRLRKHLEHQRVPLFQTYKTTRRRKEESQKKPRLQRDALQRDMPPPPRQVRRGYRMLTEYESSFRSPLCRIPEGGGAMDSTAQQVKELRQKALLYRHRAWGTNFSRDHLSQLVSEHNALWELTDTTVSANDPASPRLPPNPSPDRDSRSTSGVEPLDLASHSSKRSSIADSETQQMSKDTRIKKQAIPGPPAERRTAWGEEEKEDEEEEEKREEEETTDEEEGRLPTPEIKMKPVQRTHHDLTTPAAGGAILVGKLRNTDGSSPLKHQRCGSAVSMAAGSETPAKRKEAWSDNIAVSYSPAHDHKSASSPSFKPTRMKQTLSPAAAPPPLVPAPLHGLQGTLRHPDFQHNGELGLRFRERPCPGGGCCSDEDDRLSVMSWRSAASCSTASAVLERAQKRREDFWGKR; from the exons ATGCCATTGGCCGGTCTTCGCTCAGACCAGATGG GTGTCAGCAGGGAGCCGGGTCTTCAGCGCCTGAGGAGGCCTCTGGGCCCAGCTCAGTCCTCCACCTCTCTGCTCCATCCTCCAGGTGATGAGCAGCAGCACTCACTGGCTCACAGagcagcgccctctgctg GTTTTAGGAGCCACTCAGCCCACAGGAGGATGCCCTCCCCAGAGCCCAATCCACCAACACCCCCCAGAGGAAATCCCGGATCCCCCACAGAGCCGGAAACTCCAGCCGGACCACGACCTGCTGAGGAACCGGCAGCTGATGGAAAACCTG TGAAGCCCCGTCCGCTGCAGCCTGACAGCCAACCACAGCCCAGCCAGTCTGTGACAGCAGCAGCTAACGGGCAGCTGGCGCCATCAGGGGCTGAG ATCGATTATGCGCTGAGACAAAAGGCGGGGATGAGAtcaggaggtcaaaggtcaggagGGAAGCACTCAGAGTATCACAGACAGTTTGGATGGAAGAAGCCAACAGCCGCTGCTGCTTCGCCCATACTGACTGCAGAGCAG GTGCTGCACTCCAGCAGCAGGTCTGTACCGTCCTTCAAGATAAACCCTGTCTCCATGGAAACAGAGTATCAGTGCAGCTTCCAGGGTCTGGCGCCACCTGCTGGCCCCCGGCTTCGGAAGCACCTGGAGCATCAGAGAGTCCCGCTCTTCCAAACATACAAG ACCaccaggaggaggaaggaggagtcACAGAAGAAGCCCCGCCTCCAGCGGGATGCTCTTCAGAGAGACATGCCCCCTCCTCCGCGCCAAGTGCGGAGAGGATACAG GATGTTGACAGAGTATGAGTCCAGCTTTCGTTCTCCCCTCTGCAGGATCCCAGAGGGAGGCGGAGCCATGGACAGCACTGCCCAACAG GTGAAGGAGTTGAGGCAGAAGGCGTTGTTGTATCGTCATCGCGCCTGGGGGACCAACTTTTCCAGAGACCATCTGAGCCAGCTGGTATCCGAACACAATGCTCTGTGGGAGCTGACGGACACCACAGTCTCAGCTAATGACCCTGCCTCCCCTCGCCTTCCCCCCAACCCCTCACCTGACCGCGACAGCCGCAGCACTTCTGGTGTGGAGCCCCTGGACCTGGCCAG TCACTCCAGTAAGAGATCCTCCATCGCAGACTCAGAAACACAGCAGATGAGCAAGGACACACgaataaaaaaacaagccaTACCGGGACCTCCTGCTGAACGCCGTACAGCCTGgggggaagaagaaaaagaagatgaagaagaagaggaaaaacgggaagaagaagaaactacaGATGA AGAGGAGGGAAGGCTGCCAACTCCCGAGATAAAAATGAAGCCGGTTCAGAGGACTCATCACGACCTGACCACCCCTGCTGCTG GAGGCGCTATATTGGTTGGGAAACTGAGGAACACTGATGGCTCTTCTCCACTCAAACATCAG AGATGTGGGTCGGCTGTTTCCATGGCAGCAGGGTCAGAAACACCAGCCAAACGTAAGGAAGCGTGGTCAGACAATATCGCTGTCTCCTATAGCCCAGCCCATGACCACAAATCAGCCTCCAGCCCTTCGTTTAAACCGACCAGGATGAAGCAAACACTTTCACCTGCTGCAGCGCCACCGCCTCTTGTCCCGGCCCCGCTGCATGGTCTCCAGGGCACCTTGAGACACCCGGACTTTCAGCACAACG GTGAGCTGGGGTTGAGGTTCAGGGAGCGGCCGTGTCCGGGCGGAGGCTGTTGCTCAGACGAAG ATGACAGGCTCTCTGTGATGTCATGGCGCTCTGCAGCCTCCTGCTCCACGGCGTCTGCTGTTCTGGAGCGCGCTCAGAAGAGACGGGAGGACTTCTGGGGGAAGAGATGA
- the mdm1 gene encoding nuclear protein MDM1 isoform X3, with product MTVRFKSQTEYQKSFGVSRSRSASPQRCMPLAGLRSDQMGVSREPGLQRLRRPLGPAQSSTSLLHPPGFRSHSAHRRMPSPEPNPPTPPRGNPGSPTEPETPAGPRPAEEPAADGKPVKPRPLQPDSQPQPSQSVTAAANGQLAPSGAEIDYALRQKAGMRSGGQRSGGKHSEYHRQFGWKKPTAAAASPILTAEQVLHSSSRSVPSFKINPVSMETEYQCSFQGLAPPAGPRLRKHLEHQRVPLFQTYKTTRRRKEESQKKPRLQRDALQRDMPPPPRQVRRGYRMLTEYESSFRSPLCRIPEGGGAMDSTAQQVKELRQKALLYRHRAWGTNFSRDHLSQLVSEHNALWELTDTTVSANDPASPRLPPNPSPDRDSRSTSGVEPLDLASHSSKRSSIADSETQQMSKDTRIKKQAIPGPPAERRTAWGEEEKEDEEEEEKREEEETTDEEEGRLPTPEIKMKPVQRTHHDLTTPAAGGAILVGKLRNTDGSSPLKHQRCGSAVSMAAGSETPAKRKEAWSDNIAVSYSPAHDHKSASSPSFKPTRMKQTLSPAAAPPPLVPAPLHGLQGTLRHPDFQHNGELGLRFRERPCPGGGCCSDEDDRLSVMSWRSAASCSTASAVLERAQKRREDFWGKR from the exons ATGACCGTCCGCTTCAAG AGTCAGACTGAGTATCAGAAGAGCTTTGGTGTTTCCCGCTCCAGGAGTGCGTCTCCTCAGCGCTGCATGCCATTGGCCGGTCTTCGCTCAGACCAGATGG GTGTCAGCAGGGAGCCGGGTCTTCAGCGCCTGAGGAGGCCTCTGGGCCCAGCTCAGTCCTCCACCTCTCTGCTCCATCCTCCAG GTTTTAGGAGCCACTCAGCCCACAGGAGGATGCCCTCCCCAGAGCCCAATCCACCAACACCCCCCAGAGGAAATCCCGGATCCCCCACAGAGCCGGAAACTCCAGCCGGACCACGACCTGCTGAGGAACCGGCAGCTGATGGAAAACCTG TGAAGCCCCGTCCGCTGCAGCCTGACAGCCAACCACAGCCCAGCCAGTCTGTGACAGCAGCAGCTAACGGGCAGCTGGCGCCATCAGGGGCTGAG ATCGATTATGCGCTGAGACAAAAGGCGGGGATGAGAtcaggaggtcaaaggtcaggagGGAAGCACTCAGAGTATCACAGACAGTTTGGATGGAAGAAGCCAACAGCCGCTGCTGCTTCGCCCATACTGACTGCAGAGCAG GTGCTGCACTCCAGCAGCAGGTCTGTACCGTCCTTCAAGATAAACCCTGTCTCCATGGAAACAGAGTATCAGTGCAGCTTCCAGGGTCTGGCGCCACCTGCTGGCCCCCGGCTTCGGAAGCACCTGGAGCATCAGAGAGTCCCGCTCTTCCAAACATACAAG ACCaccaggaggaggaaggaggagtcACAGAAGAAGCCCCGCCTCCAGCGGGATGCTCTTCAGAGAGACATGCCCCCTCCTCCGCGCCAAGTGCGGAGAGGATACAG GATGTTGACAGAGTATGAGTCCAGCTTTCGTTCTCCCCTCTGCAGGATCCCAGAGGGAGGCGGAGCCATGGACAGCACTGCCCAACAG GTGAAGGAGTTGAGGCAGAAGGCGTTGTTGTATCGTCATCGCGCCTGGGGGACCAACTTTTCCAGAGACCATCTGAGCCAGCTGGTATCCGAACACAATGCTCTGTGGGAGCTGACGGACACCACAGTCTCAGCTAATGACCCTGCCTCCCCTCGCCTTCCCCCCAACCCCTCACCTGACCGCGACAGCCGCAGCACTTCTGGTGTGGAGCCCCTGGACCTGGCCAG TCACTCCAGTAAGAGATCCTCCATCGCAGACTCAGAAACACAGCAGATGAGCAAGGACACACgaataaaaaaacaagccaTACCGGGACCTCCTGCTGAACGCCGTACAGCCTGgggggaagaagaaaaagaagatgaagaagaagaggaaaaacgggaagaagaagaaactacaGATGA AGAGGAGGGAAGGCTGCCAACTCCCGAGATAAAAATGAAGCCGGTTCAGAGGACTCATCACGACCTGACCACCCCTGCTGCTG GAGGCGCTATATTGGTTGGGAAACTGAGGAACACTGATGGCTCTTCTCCACTCAAACATCAG AGATGTGGGTCGGCTGTTTCCATGGCAGCAGGGTCAGAAACACCAGCCAAACGTAAGGAAGCGTGGTCAGACAATATCGCTGTCTCCTATAGCCCAGCCCATGACCACAAATCAGCCTCCAGCCCTTCGTTTAAACCGACCAGGATGAAGCAAACACTTTCACCTGCTGCAGCGCCACCGCCTCTTGTCCCGGCCCCGCTGCATGGTCTCCAGGGCACCTTGAGACACCCGGACTTTCAGCACAACG GTGAGCTGGGGTTGAGGTTCAGGGAGCGGCCGTGTCCGGGCGGAGGCTGTTGCTCAGACGAAG ATGACAGGCTCTCTGTGATGTCATGGCGCTCTGCAGCCTCCTGCTCCACGGCGTCTGCTGTTCTGGAGCGCGCTCAGAAGAGACGGGAGGACTTCTGGGGGAAGAGATGA
- the mdm1 gene encoding nuclear protein MDM1 isoform X2 has translation MTVRFKSQTEYQKSFGVSRSRSASPQRCMPLAGLRSDQMGVSREPGLQRLRRPLGPAQSSTSLLHPPGDEQQHSLAHRAAPSAGFRSHSAHRRMPSPEPNPPTPPRGNPGSPTEPETPAGPRPAEEPAADGKPVKPRPLQPDSQPQPSQSVTAAANGQLAPSGAEIDYALRQKAGMRSGGQRSGGKHSEYHRQFGWKKPTAAAASPILTAEQVLHSSSRSVPSFKINPVSMETEYQCSFQGLAPPAGPRLRKHLEHQRVPLFQTYKTTRRRKEESQKKPRLQRDALQRDMPPPPRQVRRGYRIPEGGGAMDSTAQQVKELRQKALLYRHRAWGTNFSRDHLSQLVSEHNALWELTDTTVSANDPASPRLPPNPSPDRDSRSTSGVEPLDLASHSSKRSSIADSETQQMSKDTRIKKQAIPGPPAERRTAWGEEEKEDEEEEEKREEEETTDEEEGRLPTPEIKMKPVQRTHHDLTTPAAGGAILVGKLRNTDGSSPLKHQRCGSAVSMAAGSETPAKRKEAWSDNIAVSYSPAHDHKSASSPSFKPTRMKQTLSPAAAPPPLVPAPLHGLQGTLRHPDFQHNGELGLRFRERPCPGGGCCSDEDDRLSVMSWRSAASCSTASAVLERAQKRREDFWGKR, from the exons ATGACCGTCCGCTTCAAG AGTCAGACTGAGTATCAGAAGAGCTTTGGTGTTTCCCGCTCCAGGAGTGCGTCTCCTCAGCGCTGCATGCCATTGGCCGGTCTTCGCTCAGACCAGATGG GTGTCAGCAGGGAGCCGGGTCTTCAGCGCCTGAGGAGGCCTCTGGGCCCAGCTCAGTCCTCCACCTCTCTGCTCCATCCTCCAGGTGATGAGCAGCAGCACTCACTGGCTCACAGagcagcgccctctgctg GTTTTAGGAGCCACTCAGCCCACAGGAGGATGCCCTCCCCAGAGCCCAATCCACCAACACCCCCCAGAGGAAATCCCGGATCCCCCACAGAGCCGGAAACTCCAGCCGGACCACGACCTGCTGAGGAACCGGCAGCTGATGGAAAACCTG TGAAGCCCCGTCCGCTGCAGCCTGACAGCCAACCACAGCCCAGCCAGTCTGTGACAGCAGCAGCTAACGGGCAGCTGGCGCCATCAGGGGCTGAG ATCGATTATGCGCTGAGACAAAAGGCGGGGATGAGAtcaggaggtcaaaggtcaggagGGAAGCACTCAGAGTATCACAGACAGTTTGGATGGAAGAAGCCAACAGCCGCTGCTGCTTCGCCCATACTGACTGCAGAGCAG GTGCTGCACTCCAGCAGCAGGTCTGTACCGTCCTTCAAGATAAACCCTGTCTCCATGGAAACAGAGTATCAGTGCAGCTTCCAGGGTCTGGCGCCACCTGCTGGCCCCCGGCTTCGGAAGCACCTGGAGCATCAGAGAGTCCCGCTCTTCCAAACATACAAG ACCaccaggaggaggaaggaggagtcACAGAAGAAGCCCCGCCTCCAGCGGGATGCTCTTCAGAGAGACATGCCCCCTCCTCCGCGCCAAGTGCGGAGAGGATACAG GATCCCAGAGGGAGGCGGAGCCATGGACAGCACTGCCCAACAG GTGAAGGAGTTGAGGCAGAAGGCGTTGTTGTATCGTCATCGCGCCTGGGGGACCAACTTTTCCAGAGACCATCTGAGCCAGCTGGTATCCGAACACAATGCTCTGTGGGAGCTGACGGACACCACAGTCTCAGCTAATGACCCTGCCTCCCCTCGCCTTCCCCCCAACCCCTCACCTGACCGCGACAGCCGCAGCACTTCTGGTGTGGAGCCCCTGGACCTGGCCAG TCACTCCAGTAAGAGATCCTCCATCGCAGACTCAGAAACACAGCAGATGAGCAAGGACACACgaataaaaaaacaagccaTACCGGGACCTCCTGCTGAACGCCGTACAGCCTGgggggaagaagaaaaagaagatgaagaagaagaggaaaaacgggaagaagaagaaactacaGATGA AGAGGAGGGAAGGCTGCCAACTCCCGAGATAAAAATGAAGCCGGTTCAGAGGACTCATCACGACCTGACCACCCCTGCTGCTG GAGGCGCTATATTGGTTGGGAAACTGAGGAACACTGATGGCTCTTCTCCACTCAAACATCAG AGATGTGGGTCGGCTGTTTCCATGGCAGCAGGGTCAGAAACACCAGCCAAACGTAAGGAAGCGTGGTCAGACAATATCGCTGTCTCCTATAGCCCAGCCCATGACCACAAATCAGCCTCCAGCCCTTCGTTTAAACCGACCAGGATGAAGCAAACACTTTCACCTGCTGCAGCGCCACCGCCTCTTGTCCCGGCCCCGCTGCATGGTCTCCAGGGCACCTTGAGACACCCGGACTTTCAGCACAACG GTGAGCTGGGGTTGAGGTTCAGGGAGCGGCCGTGTCCGGGCGGAGGCTGTTGCTCAGACGAAG ATGACAGGCTCTCTGTGATGTCATGGCGCTCTGCAGCCTCCTGCTCCACGGCGTCTGCTGTTCTGGAGCGCGCTCAGAAGAGACGGGAGGACTTCTGGGGGAAGAGATGA